The following are from one region of the Alkalimarinus sediminis genome:
- the parE gene encoding DNA topoisomerase IV subunit B, giving the protein MTNNNYNADSIEVLSGLDPVRKRPGMYTDTTRPNHLAQEVIDNSVDEALAGHATKIDVVLYEDGSLSASDDGRGMPVDVHSEEGVPGVELILTRLHAGGKFSNENYNFSGGLHGVGVSVVNALSTRLEVLIKRDSKLHRITFADGEKTSDLEVIDTVGKRNTGTTVTFHPDPKYFDSAKFSLSRLRHVLRAKAVLCPGLRVTFLNKVTGDKDEWYYEDGLKDYLQGATNEYETCPSEPFTGSLTGNTEAVDWAVQWLPEGGEQIQESYVNLIPTAQGGTHVNGLRSGLLEAMREFCEFRNLLPRGIKLGPEDIWDKCCFVLSAKLQDPQFSGQTKERLSSREAAAFISGVAKDSFSLWLNQHTDEAERLAEVCISNAQRRLKASKKVARKKVTSGPALPGKLADCAGGDAMRSELFLVEGDSAGGSAKQARDRQDQAIMPLRGKILNTWEVDSDQILASQEVHDISVAIGVDPGSENLDSLRYGKICILADADSDGLHIATLLCALFLKHYRPLVAAGHVYVAMPPLYRIDVGKEVFYALDEGERQGILDRIAAEKKRGKIQVTRFKGLGEMNPMQLRETTMARDTRRLIQLSIEDDDGTDEVMDMLLGKKRAGDRKSWLEEKGDMAEV; this is encoded by the coding sequence ATGACAAACAACAACTACAATGCAGACTCGATTGAAGTACTAAGTGGTCTTGACCCGGTGCGTAAGCGCCCGGGAATGTACACCGACACAACAAGACCAAATCACCTGGCGCAAGAAGTGATCGATAACAGCGTCGATGAAGCGCTGGCGGGACATGCCACCAAAATTGATGTTGTTCTCTATGAAGACGGCTCACTTTCAGCCTCGGATGACGGCCGAGGAATGCCCGTTGATGTTCACTCAGAAGAGGGTGTACCAGGGGTCGAGTTAATATTGACCCGACTCCACGCGGGTGGCAAATTCTCAAACGAAAACTATAACTTCTCCGGTGGTTTACACGGGGTTGGTGTGTCTGTGGTTAACGCGCTCTCTACTCGACTAGAGGTGTTGATTAAGCGTGACTCAAAACTGCACCGCATCACATTTGCCGATGGCGAAAAAACCTCCGATTTGGAAGTGATAGATACCGTTGGTAAACGTAATACGGGTACCACTGTTACGTTTCACCCTGATCCCAAATATTTTGACTCTGCCAAGTTCTCTCTTAGTCGACTACGACATGTATTACGAGCTAAAGCGGTTCTATGCCCAGGGCTACGTGTCACCTTCTTAAACAAAGTAACCGGTGATAAAGACGAGTGGTATTACGAAGACGGTTTAAAAGATTACCTCCAGGGTGCTACCAATGAATACGAAACTTGTCCATCTGAGCCCTTTACTGGTTCGCTCACGGGCAACACCGAAGCCGTAGACTGGGCTGTACAGTGGTTACCAGAGGGTGGAGAGCAGATTCAAGAGAGCTACGTTAATCTGATACCCACAGCGCAGGGAGGGACTCATGTTAACGGTCTTCGATCAGGTCTGCTTGAAGCCATGCGGGAGTTTTGTGAGTTCCGAAACCTGCTTCCTCGGGGTATAAAATTGGGGCCAGAAGACATCTGGGATAAATGCTGTTTTGTTTTATCTGCCAAATTACAAGATCCTCAGTTCTCAGGCCAAACCAAAGAGCGACTCTCATCAAGAGAGGCCGCAGCCTTTATATCTGGCGTCGCCAAAGACAGCTTCAGTTTATGGCTAAATCAGCACACAGACGAAGCCGAGCGGTTAGCAGAAGTCTGTATCTCAAATGCTCAGCGCCGTTTAAAAGCCAGTAAAAAAGTTGCAAGAAAGAAAGTAACTAGCGGTCCAGCATTGCCAGGTAAGCTAGCCGACTGTGCAGGCGGTGACGCGATGCGATCAGAGCTGTTTCTGGTAGAGGGTGATTCTGCGGGGGGCTCGGCCAAGCAAGCGCGCGATCGCCAAGATCAAGCGATCATGCCGCTGCGTGGTAAGATTCTAAACACATGGGAAGTTGATTCAGACCAAATATTAGCCTCCCAAGAGGTGCATGATATCTCTGTTGCCATAGGCGTTGATCCGGGGTCAGAAAACCTAGACTCATTGCGCTACGGTAAAATTTGCATACTGGCCGATGCCGACTCCGACGGACTTCACATCGCAACCCTTTTGTGCGCCTTATTTTTAAAGCACTATCGACCTCTCGTCGCTGCAGGGCATGTGTATGTTGCCATGCCCCCGTTATACCGAATCGATGTCGGCAAAGAAGTATTCTACGCCCTCGATGAAGGGGAGCGACAAGGCATACTAGACCGAATCGCTGCCGAGAAAAAACGTGGCAAAATTCAAGTCACCCGCTTTAAAGGTCTGGGCGAGATGAACCCCATGCAGCTGCGTGAAACCACCATGGCACGAGATACACGCCGATTAATTCAACTGAGCATCGAAGATGATGATGGCACAGATGAAGTTATGGATATGTTGCTCGGAAAGAAAAGAGCCGGTGATCGCAAGAGCTGGTTAGAAGAGAAGGGTGATATGGCTGAGGTATAG
- a CDS encoding TetR/AcrR family transcriptional regulator, producing MKSELEVLVEEGYVTNPDSARGRLLVKAAHLFKKKGYERTTVRDLANEVGIQSGSIFHHFKTKEQILKAVMEEAIRYNTARMKRALANATSTKERLLELIKCELTSITGFTGEAMSVLVYEWRSLSEESQADILSLRDIYEQLWLDVLDEAKEEGLIAGDTFILRRFLTGALSWTTTWFDERGGMTLDDLAEQALLLAVKS from the coding sequence TTGAAGTCTGAATTAGAAGTACTGGTTGAAGAAGGGTATGTTACTAACCCTGATAGCGCGCGTGGAAGGCTTTTGGTTAAGGCCGCTCACCTGTTTAAAAAGAAAGGTTATGAGCGAACCACCGTGAGAGATTTGGCCAATGAAGTAGGTATTCAGTCCGGCAGTATTTTTCACCACTTTAAAACTAAAGAGCAAATCCTTAAAGCCGTTATGGAAGAGGCTATTCGCTACAATACGGCGCGTATGAAGCGAGCACTTGCGAACGCGACTAGTACAAAAGAGAGGTTGTTAGAGCTAATTAAGTGCGAACTCACCTCTATTACCGGTTTTACGGGTGAGGCAATGTCGGTGCTGGTGTATGAGTGGAGAAGCCTTTCTGAAGAGAGCCAGGCAGATATATTGTCGTTGCGAGATATCTACGAACAACTTTGGTTAGATGTTTTAGATGAGGCTAAAGAAGAGGGTTTGATTGCTGGCGATACCTTTATTCTTCGTCGCTTTCTAACTGGTGCTCTCAGTTGGACAACCACTTGGTTCGATGAACGAGGTGGCATGACTCTCGATGACCTGGCTGAACAAGCACTGCTATTGGCCGTTAAATCATAA
- a CDS encoding amidase, with protein MPYDLKSLRAPRLWGVPLKTLVSFLENGYSRKILEYPLIKEAGLDKLRSLDTDSAPIMTPKFPKGRSMSAANAKQTLDIFEHQPLPASEQAGFKFQSVFDFASAYRNGSTTPVRVAEQVIHAISVSNTGKAPLRAIINSNEQDIMRQATASMKRIAEGKPLSILDGVPVAVKDEVDMVPYATSVGTRIFGQDHSAPCDATVVARLRAAGALLIGKANMHEIGIGVTGANPHFGVCRNPYEPQHHTGGSSSGSASAVAAGLCPLAVGADGGGSIRIPAALCGVVGLKSTWSRVSEHGAAPLCWSVAHIGPMGATVDDVALGYSLMAGPDTNDDVTLEQPNVHLKDYLNKDLTGLRVGVFTPWFNHADKDVVDRCTQALKILEEHGATRHEINIEQLDVQRVAHMVTISSEMLTAVEKEHKKDASRFALDTRLNLAIAATFNSTDYVKAQKVRGLAIKAFMSALEDVDVIITPSSAIPAPEINTKALPEGESNLSALNEIMRFANTANFTGLPALTINAGYTDKGLPIGVQLMGRPWDESLLLRMGRVIDQATPTQKPKVHYSLY; from the coding sequence ATGCCTTACGATCTTAAATCTCTACGAGCACCACGCCTATGGGGTGTACCGTTAAAAACGTTGGTATCATTTCTCGAAAATGGCTACTCCCGAAAGATTCTTGAATACCCCCTTATTAAAGAGGCAGGGTTAGACAAACTGAGAAGTCTTGATACTGATAGCGCCCCCATTATGACGCCCAAATTTCCCAAAGGGCGGTCAATGTCGGCAGCAAACGCTAAGCAAACATTAGATATTTTCGAGCATCAACCGTTGCCGGCTTCCGAGCAAGCCGGATTTAAGTTTCAGAGCGTTTTTGATTTTGCTAGCGCCTATCGAAATGGGTCAACAACCCCAGTGCGCGTTGCTGAGCAAGTTATTCACGCCATTAGCGTTTCAAACACTGGTAAAGCTCCCCTTCGCGCTATTATTAACTCAAATGAACAAGATATTATGCGCCAGGCAACAGCATCAATGAAGCGCATTGCAGAGGGGAAACCTCTTAGTATTTTAGATGGGGTACCTGTTGCCGTTAAAGATGAAGTAGACATGGTGCCTTATGCCACCTCAGTTGGCACGCGTATCTTTGGCCAAGACCACTCAGCCCCTTGTGATGCAACCGTGGTAGCAAGACTAAGAGCTGCCGGCGCACTACTGATCGGAAAAGCCAATATGCACGAAATTGGCATTGGTGTGACGGGCGCTAACCCTCACTTTGGTGTTTGTCGCAACCCTTATGAACCACAACATCATACCGGTGGTTCTTCCAGTGGTTCAGCATCTGCTGTAGCGGCAGGGCTATGCCCGTTAGCTGTTGGTGCGGACGGCGGTGGCTCAATCAGAATTCCGGCGGCACTTTGTGGTGTTGTAGGTCTTAAATCTACCTGGAGCAGAGTTAGTGAGCATGGCGCAGCACCGCTTTGTTGGAGCGTCGCCCATATTGGGCCAATGGGTGCAACCGTAGACGATGTGGCACTAGGCTATAGCCTTATGGCCGGGCCTGATACGAATGATGATGTCACCCTTGAACAACCCAACGTACATCTTAAAGACTACCTTAACAAAGACCTGACCGGTCTGCGTGTCGGGGTATTTACACCTTGGTTTAACCATGCTGATAAAGATGTGGTAGATCGTTGCACTCAAGCTCTAAAAATACTTGAAGAGCACGGGGCCACCCGTCACGAAATTAATATAGAGCAATTAGATGTGCAGCGAGTTGCCCATATGGTGACGATTTCAAGTGAGATGCTAACAGCAGTAGAAAAAGAACATAAAAAAGACGCAAGCCGCTTTGCCTTAGATACTCGCCTCAATTTAGCCATTGCAGCGACGTTCAACTCAACAGACTATGTTAAGGCTCAGAAAGTTCGAGGGCTAGCAATAAAAGCATTTATGAGCGCATTGGAAGATGTTGATGTTATCATCACGCCATCTTCTGCTATTCCAGCGCCAGAAATCAACACTAAAGCTCTACCCGAAGGGGAGTCTAACCTGTCTGCACTCAATGAAATTATGCGGTTCGCCAATACCGCTAACTTTACCGGCTTACCTGCACTAACTATCAATGCAGGTTACACCGATAAAGGTCTACCCATTGGAGTTCAGTTAATGGGGCGTCCGTGGGATGAGAGCTTATTGTTACGCATGGGGAGAGTCATTGATCAGGCGACACCAACACAAAAACCAAAAGTGCACTACTCTCTTTATTAA
- a CDS encoding S8 family serine peptidase produces MNKFNRISSVILTCLSTLIVGCGGGGDSAPLNAGIDGSVNGSNGFSVSGSIQIPVGSVADQDVMQRTVGLVSQNDSASTAQDISNPSVTGGYVSPSSGSYRDTRFSYQADPVDVYAVKLLKGQVVTLVAFPAESSVSVADLKTTLALKQRDGTLVTPPISNTSTKTIEVSNKGDYLIEVYADEGPVLYLLTVSQGVAAASQSLSMAYDFVPGEVLVKLKQSTPVSASARSSFDTFQLNERVKSQLESIEGLSSIGGSAKYGMKMKIDLSAPQARATKTLSDIQDWPEQQKAKWQTLEYIETLRARDDIEWAEPNYIRKAFAVSDNPLYAAQWHYPLIDVPAAWYASQGAGVTVAVIDTGIASAHADFAGNITQGYDFVSQVSIAGDGNGIDPNPEDMGGSYHGSHVAGTIAAVNNTVGGVGVAYKSKIMPLRALGIDGSGSDADIAQAILYAAGLENDSNRPLVKRADIINLSLGAPGISNTLKSAIDAAYNQGLILIAAAGNENSSAAFYPAAFANVVSVSAVDQTKALAPYSNFGSTITVAAPGGNMSQDANGDGNVDGVLSTVNASGYAWFQGTSMAAPHVSGVAALMVAALIEDGKPAMTGAEFLSLLASETITEDLGAVGRDNQFGYGLINASKAVEVVGGPIAPFLSVSPQSISFDGLNTSSQLTLAQGGTGSVVVTAISAVDNENSADNWLTIDPSGVVGSGLRSYTVKIDRSGKAEGESFAGTITVKYRIDGGAEETKTISVLMTVPDPNKVATVGTLYVGLIERATQEAAESATNQGQETIVIDIFAFKEAVENQGSYTYSFDDVPPGEYYVFASTNMDQDGLVSDFGEAEGDYPVVGDATLIEVKDADISGLNFNVGYQNFVEGLSTGTAPQQRVLRKIPASFQADAEGESAAQEVRKQH; encoded by the coding sequence ATGAATAAATTTAATCGTATTTCGAGCGTAATACTCACCTGTTTATCTACGCTTATAGTTGGCTGTGGTGGCGGTGGGGACTCAGCACCATTAAACGCTGGTATTGATGGCTCCGTTAATGGTAGTAATGGCTTTAGCGTCTCGGGTAGCATCCAAATTCCGGTTGGCTCCGTGGCTGACCAAGATGTCATGCAGCGTACGGTTGGGCTAGTGTCCCAGAATGACTCCGCTTCGACCGCGCAGGATATTAGCAACCCCTCGGTAACAGGGGGCTATGTCAGCCCTTCTTCTGGCAGCTACCGTGATACTCGTTTTTCATATCAGGCAGACCCGGTTGATGTTTATGCCGTTAAATTACTTAAAGGCCAAGTAGTCACACTGGTGGCGTTTCCTGCTGAGTCTAGCGTTAGCGTTGCTGACTTGAAAACGACGTTGGCATTAAAACAGCGTGACGGAACCCTCGTAACGCCCCCAATATCGAATACCTCTACTAAAACAATAGAAGTGAGCAATAAGGGTGATTATTTAATAGAAGTGTATGCTGATGAAGGCCCTGTGTTATACCTTTTGACGGTTTCGCAGGGAGTAGCCGCTGCCAGCCAGTCATTATCGATGGCCTATGACTTTGTACCCGGAGAGGTATTAGTAAAACTAAAACAGAGTACGCCGGTAAGTGCTAGCGCGCGCTCTTCGTTTGATACATTCCAACTTAACGAGAGAGTTAAAAGTCAGCTAGAGTCGATTGAGGGTCTATCAAGTATTGGTGGCAGCGCTAAATACGGCATGAAGATGAAAATTGACTTATCTGCACCTCAAGCTAGAGCGACTAAAACACTCAGTGACATTCAAGACTGGCCCGAACAGCAAAAAGCTAAATGGCAGACGTTGGAGTATATCGAAACGTTAAGAGCCCGCGACGATATCGAATGGGCTGAACCCAACTATATTCGTAAAGCGTTTGCGGTATCAGATAATCCACTTTATGCCGCTCAATGGCATTATCCGTTAATTGATGTGCCGGCAGCCTGGTATGCTTCACAAGGCGCGGGTGTGACGGTTGCGGTCATAGACACGGGTATTGCGTCAGCTCATGCAGACTTTGCCGGCAATATCACACAAGGGTATGACTTTGTCTCGCAAGTTTCGATTGCTGGAGATGGCAATGGCATTGACCCTAACCCTGAAGATATGGGCGGGAGCTATCATGGCTCGCATGTGGCGGGAACTATTGCAGCTGTTAATAATACTGTCGGGGGTGTTGGTGTTGCATATAAGTCTAAAATTATGCCGTTAAGAGCCTTGGGTATTGATGGTTCAGGCAGCGATGCGGATATCGCACAGGCTATTTTATATGCAGCGGGGTTGGAAAATGATAGTAATCGCCCACTAGTAAAAAGAGCTGATATTATTAACTTATCATTAGGGGCACCTGGTATTTCTAACACGCTCAAATCAGCGATTGATGCTGCATATAACCAAGGACTTATTCTGATCGCCGCAGCGGGTAACGAAAACTCATCAGCTGCTTTTTACCCTGCTGCTTTTGCAAATGTGGTTTCGGTAAGTGCAGTTGATCAGACTAAAGCGTTAGCGCCATATTCAAACTTTGGTAGCACCATTACTGTGGCGGCGCCCGGTGGCAATATGTCTCAAGATGCTAACGGTGATGGTAACGTGGATGGCGTGCTAAGCACTGTCAATGCCAGCGGGTATGCTTGGTTTCAAGGTACCTCAATGGCCGCGCCTCACGTGTCGGGAGTCGCGGCTTTAATGGTTGCTGCTTTAATAGAAGATGGTAAACCTGCGATGACCGGGGCGGAGTTTCTTTCACTGCTTGCATCTGAAACCATAACTGAAGATTTGGGGGCTGTAGGCAGAGACAATCAGTTTGGTTATGGTCTTATTAATGCGTCCAAAGCGGTTGAAGTTGTAGGCGGCCCAATTGCGCCTTTCTTATCAGTAAGCCCTCAGAGTATTAGTTTCGATGGACTCAATACATCATCTCAGTTAACACTAGCTCAAGGTGGCACGGGTAGCGTGGTGGTTACGGCCATATCTGCGGTCGATAATGAAAACTCAGCGGACAATTGGTTAACTATAGATCCGAGTGGTGTTGTTGGCAGCGGTCTTAGATCATATACCGTTAAAATTGATCGGTCTGGTAAAGCGGAAGGGGAGTCCTTTGCCGGAACGATTACCGTGAAGTATAGAATTGACGGTGGAGCAGAGGAGACAAAAACTATCTCTGTACTAATGACCGTACCAGACCCCAACAAAGTCGCCACCGTAGGCACTTTATATGTAGGGCTAATAGAACGCGCAACTCAAGAAGCCGCTGAAAGTGCGACAAATCAAGGGCAAGAAACTATTGTGATTGATATTTTTGCCTTTAAAGAGGCGGTAGAAAACCAAGGCTCCTACACCTACTCATTTGATGATGTTCCACCAGGTGAATATTACGTTTTTGCCAGCACCAATATGGATCAAGATGGGTTAGTAAGTGATTTTGGTGAGGCCGAGGGGGATTACCCCGTAGTGGGTGATGCCACGTTAATCGAAGTTAAAGATGCTGATATAAGCGGGTTAAACTTTAACGTGGGCTATCAAAATTTTGTTGAAGGGTTATCGACTGGCACAGCGCCACAACAACGAGTCCTGCGGAAAATACCCGCGTCATTTCAAGCCGATGCCGAAGGTGAAAGTGCTGCTCAGGAGGTTAGAAAGCAGCACTAA